GTAAATTGATAAAGAAACCCAATGCATACCTCATATGCTTTCAGTGACTGATCAGCAACGTCATTCCTGTCGTTACCTACCTTAAATTCAGCCAAATACCTATAGTAATCCCCTTTCCTGAGAAGGTGAAACACACTCAAGTTAGCAGcaaaaaaggacaaaaaaacGAAAACTCATAAATCCATAATTTGTCAATAACAGAGTAACTTCTTACATCTTATAGTAAAACACGGTTGATTCACCAGCTGTGCAGGAAGGAATAAGATGCTCATCAACGACAGTCATGATATCACTACAAATATTAGTGAGCTCTAACTCAACCTTCTGGCGATACTCCTTGATCCGCTTAGCATTCACCTCATTTCCTCTGGACTCTTCCTTCTGCTCAATTGATGACAATATTCTCCATGAAGCTCTTCTAGACCCAATCACATTCTTATACCCAACAGACAGCAAGTTCCTCTCTTCGATCGTTAACTCCACATCCATTTTAGCCACATTTTTCATTGATTCCACCATCTCTGCAAAATTACCCCAATTTTTCGAATCATCAGACAAATCAGAACAGTGTAAAACCAAATTTCTCGAGATCAGGATTATCAAAACCAGAATCAGTAGAACCGAACAGGTAAAACACTGTCCAGTTAttcaaatcataaattaacTTGAAACTCCTAAATACTAAGAAAGATGAACTTAGAGCTCCACATAAATACTAATCAGAAAGCATTTAAGCAGAAATTTCAATCTCCAACCTTCTAACATAGCTGCAACAACATCAACCAAATAGTTTACTACTTCAAGTTCTCCAAAAATTAGCAGAGAGTTAAGCAAAGCGCAAGCAGAGACGAGATCGATATTCATGCTAAACTAATCGATCCAAATTTAGTCGGAGCGAGGGAGGAAACGGTTTACCGTCGTATCGCTCGGCTTGCTCGGCGAGTTTAGCGACGTAAACAGCGGTTTCGCGATCTGAAGAGGAAGCCATCGCCGATCCAAAggcactctctctctctctaggtTTTTGACACCTGCAGATTTTTTTTGCAAGTCGATTTCCACAGCAACAAAAGGGGAAAGTAGGAGTGAGGAGAGAAATGATTGATTGACTGACCAACTGGATTGATTGACTGACCAGCTGCTCCCTCCTGTGACTATTATTCAGTTCCCTACGGTTACTACGCTAGTCTtacgtactccctccgtcccactaaatatgcaacatttgcttttcggcacagaaatttatgttgtgttgttttgtgagttaatgaaaagagagtaaagtaagaaagaagtaAATGTAGATAAggtattgtttccatttttagtttcatttttaatggaacagaCCAGAAAGGAAAACGTtacatttctaatgggacagagggagtacatatccgtccaaatttttttgtcacaaaaattaagaaaaattgagtttcacaaattaattaaattaaatatgataaaggagaaaaataataaataatataatgataaaataaagtaatggtaattaaatattttattttatgccaAAACAGAAATGAcctagttttatttaaaaaatttaagaaaaatacggctcaatttaattgggacaaatagagtattttctaaataaaagtaagaatattaattaaaattaataaaaaaattaaaaataagagaaaagtaATATCGCGAATAATAAATGAGATCCAAGTATACCGTATATGGtgaaaatatttcttaaaaaatgattaatttatgatGCGAATCAAAATAGGGAGTACATAAAGTAGATTGTTTTTGTTAGAGCAGCgggagtatattaaaataaaattcaaaattattgactatccaataaaaatattttaaaacaaacGGTAATTAGATAGATTTTTGTATGAATGCATGGTTATTTTAGAATAGTCAACTTCAAGCAAGTGTTTAACAAAAACCCACACtaatatactactacctccgtcccccaaattttaatacactttgatccggcacgaattttaagaaatgtaatggaaagtgagttaaaaagaTTGATGGGATGTAGatcatacttttaaagtattagttttataataaaatgtgagtaggaatgactgagtggaatatggagtccactgccaaaaatgataaaaagtgaagtgcgtcaaattttcagggacggaccgaaatagtaaactgtgtcaaaatttgggggacggaggcaGTATAAATATGTTAACAAAAATAGCACCAATTAATCCAAACTTTAAGATATATTCCAATCAATCAAAAGAACGCAAACAAAAACATTAATTGGAATTTACAATCAAACTAAAATCTGTCTTGAACTTAATTTGCtgcatatattaatttatacaattaattcataattactaCGTAATACGAAAACTAAATAAGGCAAGTTTACATATAAGTCAGTTTCCATTTAATATATCTTACCATAAATTAAAAGCTCCCAAACCCTAAGTTTCCCTCTTATTAACTAACTTACCATAAATTCAAATCTCCCAaaccctataaatacccccctTTCCTTCTCCTCCAAAAtcacaatcaaaatcaaattcaatcaaattcaACGATGCCGTCGATTCGCGTGAGCTTCAATCCGCCGCGCTTCCGCCGCGGCGATCTGGTGGAGGTGGCGAGCGCGCAGGAGGGCTTCGTCGGGTCCTACTTCGAGGCGACGGTGGTGGCCGATCTGGGGAAGGACGGCTACCTGGTGCAGTACCGCACCCTGCTCAGGGACGACTCCTCGGGGCCGCTGCGCGAGGTGATCGGCGCGGCGGAGGTCCGGCCGCGGCCGCCGCCGGATCCGGCGGAGCGGTACCGCGCGGGCGACGTGGTGGACGCGTTCGACAACGAGGGGTGGTGGTGGGGGCGGATCACCGGGAGGAGCGGGGACAGCTACTCGGTGTTCTTCGAGACGACACGAGACGAGATCGTCTACCACAAGAACGCGCTGAGGACTCATCACGAGTGGAGCGAGGGGCGATGGTGCCTGGCGATGCTGGTTCCGGTTGCTTGattattgattgattaatcTTGGATTAAACGAGATGATTTActcttaattttgtttatgtttttgatcgtgctataatttgatttttgatatGAGTATTGTTGAATGGAAAGCATTGATTCTTTTGAATTCTTGAATTGTTACTTGATTATCTTGTTTATGcaagttttcttttttatttcgcTTGTGAATTGGCTGAATTGAGTgtagtttttttgtttgaataatTGGCGGGAATATGaacaactaattttatattacttcaaTTCATATCattacaaaaacaaacaaataaataaatttaatttctacttatttattgaaaatgagTTCAACACCGAAGCAATCTGCTTCTTggtaaaaagaaataacataacttaatttcaatttaattgaagGAACGATTTACCAACAAAGCATCTTCTTGAATTTAAATGTACTATCTCAAGTTCACTTCTTAGTCTGCATTTTGCAGTTACTAtacatttttctcaattcttattttgctaattatttattttgtgtatgttATACtgctaattaaattgatatataattaattagaaatacAATTTTCATTAAAGGTAAAGTGTAacttaatttcaatttaaaggTAAAGTGTAActtaattttcattaatggtaaaattattttacaaaatttcaGCATGACCTATTTACACAAAAAGGCATTCATCATAGCtagtattatacatttttctcaattcttattttgcctaagtattcattttttataatatgcgattctatattataattaaattgatatggTACAATTTTCACTAAAGTTAAAGTTACATaatgaaaaactgaaaatttacataattaatagccagaaattatataattaggGGATAATAGCCGATTAAATCACAATGGTCAAATTCTTGTCTAACCCATAAACTAtgatattggaatattaaGTCATgatgttttcaattttctcaattgtctcATTCATGCACAAATCAACATATTTTACGATGTTAAAAACGATAATGGACAgaccagaatttgaccaaacttcatgatttaattgaCTATTGACCCTACATTTAAAAGCTCACAATTAACAAGTTGAAAATGGTCGGATTATTGCCCCGCGGATGCAACGCCCATGGCTGTGTTGGCCGAGTGGCGTGCACGACAGACTAGGACGAGTGACGCGTGCTTTTTTGTTTCCACATAGCACAATGTGCGCGCACGAGGCGCATGCTACACTCAAAGTCGAAGATGTGCACTGATTATTAAGCTGCAAcacaaaagtaatatttctGAAATAATCGACAAAGCAATAGTGGTTTGGGGACAATTATTATTGGCCTCAAATAATCTAAGTTTTGCTCTTCAAATTAACAGAGCAAACATCAAACACCAAACGTGACAAGTTGATAACATACATAAAAACACACACCAAGTACTATTATCATCACTacactttcttttcttcaatgCCTTCCCTCTTCCCAAAAGTGGGAAGGGGCAATCCAGCAAAAGAATCACCTCCCAACTCAGCCACGGCGGCCCGTCTAGCCGGTGTTCTGCAAGCCGGCCGCGATACCCTTCATGGTGAGGATGAGCGTGTCCTCCAGCCCCGGGGCATACTCGCTCGTGGGGTTCAGCTTCACCAGCTCATCGGCCGGCTTGCTCGCGTCCATCTCCATGATCTCCTTCGACAGATGCGGCCCCACCTTCACGCTGTAGGTGGGGTCGCGGATGCGCTTCAACGTGTAGATCTGGCACACGTTGAGGACCGTGATGTACGGGTCACGGAGCCTCAGCCTCTGCCTCAGGTAGGGGTCCCCTTCCAGGATCTCCTTGTGTCCAGCAACCTGCGAGCGAACGAGTGAGTACACGCTCGTTTCTCGATGCATCGTGCTCGTTTCTTGCAATTAAAGAACCTTGCAAGTGTTTATAAACAAACAATGAGAGGATTGACATCTTCTCACCTGAAGGATCATGTCCTGAGTCGCTTGATAGTTGGCGCGGAGCTGCTCACCGAAGGCCCAAAGATCCTCGGAGACGAGGAGCTTGTCGCACAGAGCACCGATCTTGGGGTCGCCCTTGGCGAAGACCATCTCGATCAAGTCGATCGTCACTCTAAAGAACGGCCACCCGTTGTACATGTCTCGGAGCATCTGCAGATTCTTGATGTCTTTGCGGATCACCTCATTCATCGCGGCCCCAAAACCGAGCCAGACTGGGAGATGGAACCGCGTCTGTGTCCACGCAAATATCCACGGGATCGCTCTAAGCGACTCTATGCCACCACTCGGCTTTCTCTTAGACGGACGGCTCCCAATGTTCATCCGGCCATACTCCAGCTCGGGCGTCGCCTGAAGAAGAACAAGGCCAACGAGACACGAAGGAGGTAAATAATGCAAGCTACACGTTAAGAGAAACGACAATCCAACGAAGCATTAGTACTTACGAGACGAAAGTATTCAACGAATCGAGGCTCTTGGAAGACAACAGAGCGGTACTCTTTCGTGGCGATAACAGCCATCTCGTCCATGAGGGCGCGCCACTCGGGCTTTGGGGGGTTCGGGGGGTGCATTCCATGCTCGAGCGTGGCAGCGGTGAATCTCTGGAGCGTTCTGAAACACAAGTGC
The nucleotide sequence above comes from Salvia hispanica cultivar TCC Black 2014 chromosome 5, UniMelb_Shisp_WGS_1.0, whole genome shotgun sequence. Encoded proteins:
- the LOC125190127 gene encoding 14-3-3-like protein D, with amino-acid sequence MASSSDRETAVYVAKLAEQAERYDEMVESMKNVAKMDVELTIEERNLLSVGYKNVIGSRRASWRILSSIEQKEESRGNEVNAKRIKEYRQKVELELTNICSDIMTVVDEHLIPSCTAGESTVFYYKMKGDYYRYLAEFKVGNDRNDVADQSLKAYELATKSAETDLPPTHPIRLGLALNFSVFYYEILNSPERACHLAKQAFDEAISELDTLNEESYKDSTLILQLLRDNLTLWTSDIPEDGDEAQKQDNTSKPGGEGALAK
- the LOC125188228 gene encoding protein AGENET DOMAIN (AGD)-CONTAINING P1, which produces MPSIRVSFNPPRFRRGDLVEVASAQEGFVGSYFEATVVADLGKDGYLVQYRTLLRDDSSGPLREVIGAAEVRPRPPPDPAERYRAGDVVDAFDNEGWWWGRITGRSGDSYSVFFETTRDEIVYHKNALRTHHEWSEGRWCLAMLVPVA